Proteins encoded together in one Terriglobia bacterium window:
- a CDS encoding polysaccharide deacetylase family protein translates to MTASGTSLRTPDSSTGWPCFSPDGLSVDVEDYYHVEAFADRISPEDWIRYPSRVVDNTRHVLELLAELGAKATFFVLGHVAENKPILVREILAAGHEVGCHSYRHRRIHTLTPEQFREDTRRALRVIQDAGGREVLGYRAPTFSVIKQSLWAIPILAEEGFLYDSSVYPVVHDTYGIPEAPRHLYRWEFVGGSLFEIPPLTVSVLGRNLPVGGGGYLRNLPMWYTRWAVRRIREREHRPVLVYLHPWEVDPTQPRLEGSWKSKVRHYRNLEVMEERLREVIRGGRFRPLKDVLAAHRDHDAIPAYPLKA, encoded by the coding sequence GTGACCGCCTCCGGCACATCCCTCCGAACTCCCGATTCTTCAACAGGTTGGCCGTGTTTCTCCCCAGACGGCCTGAGCGTGGATGTCGAGGATTACTATCACGTCGAAGCCTTCGCCGATCGCATTTCCCCGGAGGATTGGATCCGTTATCCCAGCCGTGTGGTCGACAATACCCGCCACGTGCTCGAGCTGCTGGCCGAGCTGGGCGCCAAAGCAACCTTTTTCGTGTTAGGTCACGTGGCTGAGAACAAGCCGATTCTCGTGCGCGAGATCCTCGCCGCCGGTCACGAAGTGGGCTGTCACAGCTACCGTCACCGTCGGATCCACACGCTCACGCCCGAGCAATTCCGCGAGGATACCCGTCGCGCGCTGCGCGTCATCCAGGACGCCGGCGGGCGCGAGGTGCTCGGCTATCGCGCGCCCACTTTTTCTGTCATCAAGCAGTCTCTATGGGCCATCCCGATCCTGGCGGAGGAAGGTTTCCTCTACGACTCCAGCGTGTATCCCGTGGTGCACGACACTTACGGCATACCCGAGGCGCCGCGCCATCTCTATCGCTGGGAGTTCGTCGGCGGCTCGCTGTTCGAGATCCCGCCGCTGACCGTCTCCGTCCTCGGACGCAATTTGCCGGTCGGCGGGGGCGGCTACCTGCGTAACTTGCCGATGTGGTACACCCGCTGGGCCGTGCGTCGCATCCGAGAGCGCGAACATCGCCCGGTCTTGGTGTACCTGCATCCCTGGGAGGTCGATCCCACGCAGCCCCGCCTCGAGGGGAGCTGGAAATCGAAGGTCCGGCATTATCGCAACCTCGAGGTCATGGAGGAGCGTCTACGCGAAGTCATCCGCGGCGGCCGCTTCCGCCCCTTGAAGGATGTTCTCGCGGCCCACCGCGATCACGATGCGATTCCGGCGTACCCCCTGAAGGCATAG
- a CDS encoding HAMP domain-containing histidine kinase — MPEKREIRRVNDVALEPLETSAAGDISWTDAGLDRPPSPEEYRRLVEAYGRLEEENRRRTVALATAAHELKTPLSIMAGYMELLLGGKLGELSERQRQVLSDMRENGVRLQQFIQDFLTYSALESGNVRLRFEVADFNAVLQEVCSFWLQRFHDNHVALYFLPSEKLKPFAFDSFKIQHIISNLLDNALKYTPQGGTVWLNADPYHWERRSGKPSHMANDRRKRAEWATNAVRVTVSDTGAGLAPEFHSEIFDDFFKGPLPNGSKAEGMGLGLAIARRLVLAHGGKIWLESEPGQGSKFCFLIPTKPSVQE, encoded by the coding sequence ATGCCCGAGAAGCGAGAGATACGTCGCGTAAACGACGTTGCCTTGGAGCCGCTGGAAACCAGCGCTGCGGGCGACATCTCCTGGACCGACGCCGGCCTGGATCGCCCCCCCAGCCCCGAGGAATACCGCCGCCTGGTCGAAGCCTACGGGCGCCTGGAGGAGGAGAACCGACGTCGCACCGTCGCTCTGGCCACCGCCGCTCACGAATTGAAGACACCTTTGTCCATCATGGCTGGCTACATGGAGCTGTTGCTCGGCGGCAAACTCGGCGAGCTGAGCGAGCGCCAGCGCCAGGTCCTCTCCGACATGCGCGAGAACGGGGTCCGCCTCCAGCAGTTCATCCAGGATTTCCTGACCTACAGCGCGCTGGAATCGGGCAACGTGCGTCTTCGCTTCGAGGTCGCCGATTTCAATGCCGTTCTCCAGGAGGTGTGCAGCTTCTGGCTGCAGCGCTTCCATGACAACCACGTGGCTCTCTACTTCCTGCCCAGCGAGAAGCTGAAACCTTTCGCCTTCGACAGTTTCAAGATCCAGCACATCATTTCCAATCTTCTCGACAATGCACTCAAGTACACGCCCCAGGGTGGCACCGTCTGGTTGAACGCGGATCCGTACCACTGGGAGCGGCGCAGCGGCAAGCCTTCGCATATGGCCAACGACCGCCGCAAGCGCGCGGAATGGGCCACCAACGCCGTCCGCGTCACCGTTTCCGACACCGGCGCCGGACTGGCGCCCGAATTCCATTCCGAGATTTTTGACGACTTTTTTAAGGGCCCTCTGCCCAACGGCTCCAAAGCCGAAGGCATGGGCCTGGGACTGGCGATTGCCCGCCGCCTGGTTCTTGCCCACGGCGGCAAGATCTGGCTAGAAAGTGAACCCGGGCAGGGATCGAAGTTTTGTTTCCTCATCCCGACCAAACCATCGGTACAGGAGTAA
- a CDS encoding sigma-54 dependent transcriptional regulator, with the protein MVRHKVEKISAASIPVLIQGESGTGKEVIARLIHQRSPLADGPMVKVNCPAIPGTLLESELFGYEKGAFTGAYGAKPGRVEAAHGGVLFLDEIGDLDLGLQAKLLQFLQDGQFCRLGGQDDTQVELRVICATNRPLEQEIENGNFRQDLFYRINVVNLQLPALRDRAVDIPDLAAYFLDFYNAKYSLKTRPLSGQTMRLMQNYAWPGNVRELENLVKRYVILGSEESVTGELVNQTQNPLVPDIPPDGKISLKRVTRDAVRELERQVILKALQANNWNRKRAARALSISYRALLYKIRDAGLPSNRAANEE; encoded by the coding sequence ATGGTGCGGCATAAGGTGGAGAAAATCAGTGCCGCCAGCATCCCGGTCTTGATTCAGGGAGAGAGCGGGACCGGCAAAGAAGTGATAGCCCGCCTGATCCACCAGCGGTCGCCACTGGCGGATGGGCCGATGGTCAAAGTGAACTGTCCGGCCATCCCGGGCACGTTGCTGGAAAGCGAACTGTTCGGCTACGAGAAGGGAGCGTTCACCGGCGCCTACGGGGCGAAGCCGGGACGCGTCGAGGCTGCCCACGGCGGCGTGTTGTTCCTCGATGAGATCGGGGACCTGGATCTGGGTCTGCAGGCAAAGCTGCTGCAATTCCTGCAGGACGGTCAGTTCTGCCGCTTGGGCGGACAGGACGACACGCAAGTGGAGCTGCGCGTGATTTGCGCCACCAACCGCCCGCTGGAACAGGAGATCGAGAACGGGAACTTCCGGCAAGACCTGTTCTATCGCATCAACGTGGTGAACCTGCAATTGCCGGCGCTGCGCGATCGCGCGGTCGACATCCCCGATCTCGCCGCCTACTTCCTGGACTTCTACAACGCGAAGTACAGCCTGAAGACGAGGCCGCTCTCGGGACAAACGATGCGCTTGATGCAGAACTACGCCTGGCCGGGCAACGTGCGCGAACTGGAGAACCTGGTCAAGCGCTACGTGATCCTGGGGTCGGAAGAATCGGTCACGGGAGAACTGGTCAACCAAACCCAGAACCCGCTGGTGCCCGATATCCCGCCGGATGGGAAGATCTCGCTCAAGCGGGTGACGCGCGACGCGGTGCGGGAGCTGGAGCGACAGGTGATCCTGAAGGCGCTGCAGGCGAACAACTGGAACCGCAAGCGAGCGGCGCGTGCGCTCAGCATCAGCTACCGCGCGCTGTTGTACAAGATCCGCGATGCGGGCCTGCCATCGAACCGCGCGGCAAACGAAGAATAG
- a CDS encoding sigma-54 dependent transcriptional regulator, producing MRTSVTPANILVVDDEPSMLGYMRTLLEVDSHRVETAASGSDALQRVRRNPAPAVVLLDLLMPGLDGLRTLEQLREINPGVKVVMLSCVSDTRKVVEAMRLGASDYLTKPFNKAELDAVLLHCLHPASTAGQSADTAEIEEIGDDAFFVAATPQMRAIRGQVNQVAHVDVPVLILGESGTGKEIIALLIHKSSTRAHRTFMKVNCAAMPADLLESELFGYEPGAFTGAVKSKPGKFEICNKGTILLDEIGEMPPSLQAKLLHVLQDQKFSRLGGRTTIEVDVRILAATNIDVQAAIASRRLREDLYYRLNAFTISVPPLRERKEAIPIMLKTFMNRMAERYARDPLAFSQQFLDACMKYSWPGNVRELENIVKRYLILGDESVILSELAPKTRGDAALHSASVTPAGGLKGLVRSLKDGAEAEAITRALEQTNWSRKEAAKLLNISYKALLYKTRQYGIERPSTRPHSRFLGNSA from the coding sequence TTGCGGACATCAGTGACACCGGCCAATATCCTCGTCGTGGATGACGAACCCAGCATGCTGGGGTACATGCGGACCCTTCTGGAGGTGGATTCTCACCGCGTGGAGACCGCGGCCAGCGGCTCTGACGCGCTGCAGCGCGTTCGCCGCAACCCCGCTCCCGCCGTGGTGCTGCTCGACCTTCTGATGCCCGGCCTCGACGGCCTGCGCACGCTCGAGCAGCTTCGGGAAATCAATCCCGGAGTCAAGGTGGTGATGCTTTCCTGCGTCAGCGACACGCGCAAGGTGGTCGAGGCCATGCGTCTCGGCGCCTCCGATTACCTCACCAAGCCCTTCAATAAGGCCGAGCTTGATGCCGTGCTCCTGCACTGCCTGCATCCGGCCTCCACCGCCGGTCAGAGCGCGGATACGGCCGAGATCGAAGAGATCGGCGATGACGCATTCTTCGTCGCCGCCACCCCCCAGATGCGCGCCATCCGCGGCCAGGTCAACCAGGTGGCTCACGTGGACGTCCCCGTCCTCATCCTCGGCGAGAGCGGCACGGGCAAGGAAATCATCGCCCTCCTCATTCACAAGTCGTCGACTCGCGCTCACCGCACCTTCATGAAGGTCAACTGCGCCGCCATGCCCGCCGACCTGCTGGAGAGCGAGCTTTTCGGCTACGAGCCCGGCGCCTTCACCGGCGCCGTCAAGTCCAAGCCCGGCAAATTCGAGATCTGCAACAAGGGAACCATCCTGCTCGACGAGATCGGCGAGATGCCTCCCTCCTTGCAGGCCAAGCTGCTGCACGTGCTCCAGGACCAGAAATTCTCCCGCCTGGGCGGGAGGACCACCATCGAGGTGGACGTGCGCATCCTCGCCGCCACCAACATCGACGTGCAAGCCGCCATCGCCAGCCGCCGCCTGCGCGAAGATCTTTACTACCGGCTGAACGCCTTCACCATCTCCGTCCCGCCCCTGCGCGAGCGCAAAGAAGCCATCCCCATCATGCTGAAAACCTTCATGAATCGCATGGCGGAGCGCTACGCCCGCGACCCGCTGGCGTTTTCCCAACAGTTCCTCGACGCCTGCATGAAGTATTCCTGGCCCGGAAACGTGCGCGAGTTGGAGAACATCGTGAAGCGCTACCTCATCCTCGGCGACGAATCCGTGATCCTCAGCGAGCTTGCTCCCAAGACCAGGGGCGATGCGGCCCTGCACTCTGCCTCCGTCACTCCCGCCGGCGGGCTCAAGGGCCTGGTGCGTAGCCTGAAGGACGGGGCCGAGGCCGAAGCCATCACCCGCGCCCTCGAGCAGACCAACTGGAGCCGCAAGGAAGCCGCCAAGCTGCTCAACATCAGCTACAAGGCCCTCCTCTACAAGACCCGCCAGTACGGCATCGAACGTCCCTCCACTCGCCCCCACTCCCGTTTTCTGGGCAATTCAGCTTAG
- a CDS encoding PEP-CTERM sorting domain-containing protein, whose product MVFVPLATAGDIDFLFAGGNWAWAGGVGSTLNAASTTVQVNGNFLFLPLSLTSGGAIGGDGSVGNPFTWGTGGNITIDGCGGPCFSGIFLTAQLGFNGGGGMTFVGNFISGSVDPLLLAFLGLPVSQTGFSGLIHMDINPAPVSFAAGGQGVVGSGDIHLEPVPEPGTLAMFGSGLIGMAGVLRRKFNL is encoded by the coding sequence GTGGTCTTCGTGCCGCTGGCGACAGCGGGCGATATTGACTTTCTGTTCGCCGGCGGGAATTGGGCGTGGGCAGGCGGAGTTGGCAGCACCCTCAACGCCGCCAGCACTACCGTCCAGGTGAATGGGAATTTCCTGTTCCTGCCACTGTCTCTCACGAGCGGTGGCGCCATCGGTGGCGACGGCTCGGTGGGGAACCCGTTCACGTGGGGTACGGGCGGCAACATCACGATCGATGGCTGCGGCGGGCCCTGCTTCTCGGGCATCTTCTTGACAGCCCAGCTCGGCTTTAACGGCGGCGGCGGCATGACCTTTGTCGGCAACTTCATTAGTGGCTCAGTGGATCCTCTGTTGCTTGCCTTCCTCGGCTTGCCCGTGAGCCAAACGGGCTTCTCTGGCTTGATTCACATGGACATCAACCCGGCGCCGGTCAGCTTCGCAGCCGGTGGCCAGGGCGTGGTGGGCAGCGGCGATATTCACCTTGAACCGGTACCTGAGCCTGGCACGCTGGCGATGTTCGGCTCCGGCTTGATCGGTATGGCGGGCGTACTGCGCCGCAAGTTCAACCTGTAA
- a CDS encoding TolC family protein, whose amino-acid sequence MMRLSRPLILVVCFALGAWAQSAPPAAPQTAPAAPQRLSLKDAEALALKNNPQLSVARLNALAQQQVTRQVRSALWPTSTGYITAVEPHDNSRITAGGLNNPTVFERAAGGAFFSQLITDFGRTANLVSSASLRAKAEDQNAIATREQILLAVDQSFYAALQAQAVLKVAQQTVESRQNLTDQVEALFKSKLKSELDASFARVNLAQAKLLLLDAQNNAKAALANLSAVLGYPTLQDFALEESAEPIAPPPADVDRLIAHAMSLRPEILALDFNYQSAQKFRTAERDLMLPSIRALGAVGGAPARDDRITSSWFGAVGVNVEIPIFNGFLFSARAHEADLRAQAARDLLRDLRNRISRDVRDSWLNANGAYDRMSVTRQLLDQANLALNLAQTRYNLGLGNIVELSQAQLQQTQAQISDTQAGYDYRLALATLRFQTTGL is encoded by the coding sequence ATGATGCGCCTCAGCCGGCCCCTCATCCTGGTTGTCTGTTTTGCGCTGGGAGCCTGGGCGCAGAGCGCCCCGCCCGCAGCTCCGCAAACCGCTCCGGCTGCTCCCCAGCGTCTATCCTTAAAGGACGCCGAGGCGCTCGCGCTCAAGAACAATCCCCAGCTCTCGGTGGCGCGCCTCAACGCTCTGGCCCAGCAGCAGGTGACGCGCCAGGTCCGATCCGCGCTCTGGCCCACCTCCACCGGATACATCACCGCGGTCGAGCCGCACGACAATAGCCGCATCACGGCCGGCGGGCTCAATAACCCGACCGTCTTCGAGCGCGCCGCCGGCGGCGCCTTCTTCTCCCAGTTGATCACCGATTTCGGCCGCACCGCCAACCTGGTCTCCAGCGCCTCGCTGCGGGCCAAGGCGGAAGACCAGAACGCTATCGCCACCAGGGAACAGATTCTGCTCGCGGTGGACCAGTCGTTCTACGCTGCGCTCCAGGCCCAGGCCGTGCTCAAGGTCGCGCAGCAGACGGTCGAATCCCGGCAGAACCTCACCGACCAGGTCGAAGCCCTGTTCAAGAGCAAGCTGAAGTCGGAGCTCGACGCCAGCTTCGCTCGCGTCAATCTCGCTCAGGCCAAACTGCTTCTGCTCGACGCGCAGAACAACGCCAAGGCCGCGCTGGCCAATCTTTCCGCCGTCCTCGGCTATCCCACGCTCCAGGATTTCGCGCTAGAGGAATCCGCCGAGCCGATCGCGCCTCCGCCCGCCGACGTGGATCGGCTCATCGCCCACGCCATGAGCCTGCGCCCCGAGATCCTGGCCCTCGATTTCAACTACCAGTCGGCGCAGAAATTCCGCACCGCCGAGCGCGACCTGATGCTGCCCAGCATCCGCGCGCTGGGCGCGGTGGGCGGCGCTCCCGCGCGCGACGATCGCATCACCAGCTCCTGGTTCGGCGCCGTCGGGGTGAACGTGGAGATCCCCATCTTCAACGGATTCCTGTTCTCGGCCCGGGCGCACGAGGCAGACCTCCGCGCCCAGGCCGCACGCGACCTGTTGCGCGACCTGCGCAACCGCATCTCCCGCGATGTCCGCGACAGTTGGCTCAACGCCAACGGCGCCTACGACCGCATGAGCGTCACCCGCCAGCTCCTCGACCAGGCCAACCTTGCGCTGAACCTGGCGCAGACCCGCTATAACCTCGGCCTGGGCAATATCGTCGAGCTTAGCCAGGCCCAGCTCCAGCAGACCCAGGCGCAGATCAGCGACACCCAGGCCGGCTACGATTACCGCCTCGCCCTGGCCACTCTGCGCTTCCAGACCACGGGGCTGTAG
- a CDS encoding PilZ domain-containing protein produces the protein MARKRARSDQRKWQRIPLAIPVFIRGTAEDGKEFLEFATALNISAGGALVATRRQLPRCVRLSLEIPVAPVPRAISLPKSVRRMRAKLVRVTMGESYQLWGLKFANILNPPKRSKVGLRKRKIPSYV, from the coding sequence GTGGCCCGCAAACGTGCACGTTCAGACCAAAGGAAGTGGCAGCGGATTCCTCTGGCAATCCCAGTGTTCATCCGCGGCACCGCCGAAGACGGCAAGGAATTCCTGGAATTCGCAACGGCGCTGAACATCAGCGCGGGAGGGGCGCTGGTAGCAACGCGGCGGCAATTGCCGCGTTGTGTAAGGCTTTCGCTGGAGATTCCGGTCGCTCCCGTGCCCCGTGCCATCAGCCTTCCGAAGTCAGTGCGCCGGATGCGTGCCAAACTGGTGCGAGTGACGATGGGCGAGAGCTACCAGCTTTGGGGACTCAAGTTCGCCAACATCCTGAACCCCCCGAAGCGGTCTAAGGTCGGCCTCCGCAAGAGGAAAATTCCTTCCTACGTGTGA
- a CDS encoding TonB-dependent receptor produces MKLRVVALLILFLTTTVGWGQTFRGAIQGNVTDSQGAAITGAQVTVTNTATGLARNAVTDSSGNYLVSELPLGEYTVAATKEGFAKKVVTGIRVDVAAREHVDVSLAPGQVKEVVEVHEEQPLIETATNNMGGVIEAQQVSELPINGRDFTKVLVMVPGATGDASGGADSPGSFGLFSANGSRGRSNNYLLDGTDMNDGYRNLPAINQGGVFGTPATILPVDALAEIPVISSGEAEYGRNGGAIVNMVTKSGGNTLHGSIYEYFRNNALDARNYFNFAVDPNSGAPLPQNEFRNNQFGGSIGGPIIKDKTFFFASYEGQRERVGIPFQNTLPTQQMISNFVGGGGTVNPIICNLLQLGGGCTTPNTSFSPWGQALPATGDPVAGAVVQQSIHASNRLDSMIFKIDQHIGKNDVLTGRYFFGDSDQSFPLALLGGGTVPGYNTLTPTRVQILSLSYTHVVSPKLLWEFRGGWNRFNESFFPQDNTFNPASIGLNNLGPNNAPLPTQDLGLPLFSISGFAPIGANESVPRGRIDTNWQLFTNASYTTGKHNLKFGYEFRRTFVNGFFDRSNRGRLNFANFDDFLAGNVSGGHELAGDSGRYTYQNNHAFYAQDNWRLTPKFTLNLGLRWDYFGVIGEKNGLFSLFDPSMQAAPEGMCTDPVCPVARPVKQLYPKDFNNFSPRISMAWDLFGSGKTVVRAGYGIYYDAFSQDFFVGQLPWPTFNTGPAYNYFSATDPRSIYLSYSPNAALGVTACGPNTIVIPNSGGQCAGASFLFDPAFGNDTFTVSQDVRTPYMQNWNLNVQQALGKKVSLQIGYVGSKGTKLFQYVDANQANPATQVQPYPNATGLTYVLQFGSFASSVYNSLQAQLNFRNFHGFTSSLNYTYSHSIDTASDGQDYIPNATQPDNSFNPRAERANSNFDQRHHLVWNYTYELPIKSENMKWLTNGWVIDGVLSLASGMPYNVNWLGNFGFNFNGTGEFYGRPDLVGNPYAGTGGLNLLNLSALQVPCNYDPAGSGGVGNVLYGCSDVSPGNHMGTLPRNAFVGPSFRNFDFSLVKNTSLGERLKMQIRADFFNIFNHPNFGNPIWPGFEVDMLQNPLDATGHGTGFLRPTVTPDVGLGNPYLGGGGPRNIQLAVKFTF; encoded by the coding sequence ATGAAGCTCCGGGTAGTCGCTCTCCTCATACTTTTCCTGACCACAACGGTGGGATGGGGCCAGACGTTCCGCGGCGCCATCCAGGGAAATGTCACCGACAGCCAGGGTGCGGCCATCACGGGCGCGCAGGTCACGGTGACCAACACGGCCACGGGTCTGGCGCGGAATGCGGTGACCGATTCCTCGGGAAATTACCTGGTCTCCGAACTGCCACTGGGCGAATACACGGTGGCGGCCACTAAGGAAGGATTCGCCAAGAAGGTGGTCACCGGGATCCGAGTGGACGTGGCGGCGCGCGAGCACGTGGATGTATCGCTGGCGCCAGGGCAGGTGAAGGAGGTCGTCGAGGTCCATGAAGAGCAGCCGCTGATCGAGACCGCGACCAACAACATGGGCGGGGTGATCGAGGCGCAGCAGGTCTCGGAATTGCCCATCAATGGGCGGGACTTCACCAAAGTGCTGGTGATGGTGCCGGGGGCGACGGGCGATGCGAGCGGCGGCGCCGACTCGCCGGGCTCGTTCGGCCTGTTCAGCGCCAACGGCAGCCGCGGCCGGTCGAATAACTACCTGCTGGACGGCACGGACATGAACGACGGCTACCGCAACCTGCCGGCCATCAACCAGGGTGGTGTGTTCGGAACGCCCGCGACCATCCTTCCGGTGGACGCGCTGGCCGAGATCCCGGTGATCTCCAGCGGCGAGGCGGAGTACGGGCGGAACGGCGGGGCCATCGTGAACATGGTGACCAAGTCGGGCGGCAACACCCTGCATGGCTCCATCTACGAGTACTTCCGCAATAACGCGCTGGACGCGCGCAACTACTTCAATTTCGCGGTCGACCCGAATTCGGGAGCGCCGCTGCCGCAGAACGAGTTCCGCAATAACCAGTTCGGCGGCTCGATCGGCGGGCCGATCATCAAGGACAAGACCTTCTTCTTCGCGTCCTACGAAGGGCAACGGGAACGGGTGGGAATCCCGTTCCAGAACACGCTGCCGACGCAACAGATGATCTCGAATTTCGTGGGTGGCGGCGGGACGGTGAACCCGATCATCTGCAACCTGCTGCAACTGGGCGGGGGCTGCACGACCCCGAACACAAGTTTTTCTCCCTGGGGTCAGGCGCTGCCGGCCACCGGTGACCCAGTCGCCGGAGCGGTGGTGCAACAGAGCATCCACGCCAGCAACCGTCTGGACAGCATGATCTTCAAGATCGACCAGCATATCGGGAAGAACGATGTGCTGACCGGCCGATACTTCTTCGGGGATAGCGACCAGAGCTTCCCCCTGGCGCTGCTGGGCGGGGGTACGGTGCCGGGTTACAACACCCTCACGCCAACCCGAGTGCAGATCCTGTCGCTGTCATATACCCACGTGGTTTCGCCCAAGCTGCTGTGGGAGTTCCGCGGCGGATGGAACCGGTTCAATGAAAGCTTCTTCCCCCAGGACAATACGTTCAATCCGGCCAGCATCGGGCTGAACAACCTGGGACCGAACAACGCGCCGCTGCCCACGCAGGACCTCGGCCTGCCGCTGTTCAGCATCTCAGGGTTTGCGCCCATCGGGGCGAACGAGAGCGTGCCGCGTGGACGCATCGACACTAACTGGCAGTTGTTCACCAACGCTTCCTACACCACCGGAAAGCACAACCTGAAGTTCGGGTACGAGTTCCGGCGGACGTTCGTGAACGGTTTCTTCGACCGCAGCAACCGCGGCCGGCTGAACTTCGCCAACTTTGACGACTTTCTGGCAGGAAACGTGAGCGGCGGACACGAGCTGGCGGGCGATTCGGGGCGCTACACCTACCAGAACAACCACGCGTTCTACGCCCAGGACAACTGGCGGCTGACTCCAAAGTTCACCCTGAATCTCGGCCTGCGTTGGGACTATTTCGGCGTGATCGGGGAGAAAAATGGGCTGTTCAGCCTGTTCGATCCCTCGATGCAAGCGGCGCCCGAGGGAATGTGCACGGATCCGGTCTGCCCGGTGGCGCGGCCGGTGAAGCAATTGTATCCGAAGGATTTCAACAACTTCTCGCCACGCATCAGCATGGCGTGGGACCTGTTCGGGTCAGGCAAGACGGTGGTGCGCGCCGGATACGGAATTTACTATGACGCCTTCTCGCAGGACTTCTTCGTGGGGCAGCTGCCTTGGCCGACGTTCAACACGGGGCCGGCGTACAACTACTTCAGCGCTACCGACCCAAGGTCCATCTACCTGAGCTACAGCCCGAACGCCGCCCTGGGAGTAACGGCCTGCGGGCCGAACACGATCGTGATCCCCAACAGCGGAGGGCAGTGCGCCGGGGCATCGTTCCTGTTCGATCCTGCATTCGGAAACGACACCTTCACAGTGTCGCAGGACGTGCGCACGCCATACATGCAGAACTGGAACCTGAACGTGCAGCAGGCGCTAGGCAAGAAGGTGTCGCTGCAGATCGGATACGTCGGATCCAAAGGCACCAAGTTGTTCCAGTACGTGGACGCCAACCAAGCGAACCCGGCGACGCAGGTGCAGCCGTACCCGAATGCTACCGGCCTCACGTACGTACTACAGTTCGGCTCGTTCGCCTCGTCAGTCTACAACTCGCTCCAGGCGCAGTTGAACTTCCGCAACTTCCACGGGTTCACGTCGAGCCTGAACTACACCTACTCGCATTCGATCGATACCGCGAGCGACGGCCAGGATTACATCCCGAACGCCACACAGCCGGATAACAGCTTCAACCCTAGGGCGGAGCGGGCGAATTCGAATTTCGACCAGCGTCACCACCTGGTGTGGAACTACACCTACGAACTGCCGATCAAGAGCGAGAACATGAAGTGGCTCACCAACGGGTGGGTGATCGATGGCGTGCTTTCGCTGGCCAGCGGCATGCCCTACAACGTGAACTGGCTCGGCAACTTCGGCTTCAACTTTAACGGCACGGGTGAGTTCTACGGGCGTCCCGACCTGGTGGGCAATCCCTACGCGGGCACCGGCGGGCTGAACCTGCTCAACCTGAGCGCGCTCCAAGTGCCCTGCAACTATGATCCGGCCGGCTCCGGCGGAGTGGGCAACGTCCTGTACGGCTGTTCGGACGTAAGCCCAGGCAACCATATGGGGACCCTGCCGCGGAACGCGTTCGTGGGCCCGAGCTTCCGGAACTTCGACTTCTCGCTGGTAAAGAACACGTCACTCGGCGAGCGGCTGAAGATGCAGATCCGGGCTGACTTCTTCAACATCTTCAACCACCCGAACTTCGGCAATCCGATCTGGCCGGGATTCGAGGTGGACATGCTACAGAATCCCCTGGATGCGACCGGCCACGGAACCGGCTTCCTGCGCCCGACGGTGACCCCGGACGTGGGCCTGGGCAATCCGTACCTGGGTGGCGGCGGGCCGAGGAATATCCAGTTGGCGGTGAAGTTCACGTTTTAG